Proteins encoded in a region of the Salvelinus fontinalis isolate EN_2023a chromosome 17, ASM2944872v1, whole genome shotgun sequence genome:
- the LOC129813501 gene encoding class E basic helix-loop-helix protein 22-like, which yields MFVCRCRRTWKRARSAPLKTTFRYRRQGDRHRTPAPRIKPMSHSPLSPVSMPTTLTHLIDGQPAYTVRHLLKVRPRGRGFQYLVDWEGYGPEETCWVPARDILDAGLIADFQCRQPAQPDQKSVAQNPGQSQVVERVGGGTTDLTGLRTPELCRREVLHKGPAFGRKRVDSFRSGSSIGLSPSPRDRQSSMSFDQEHSQPGTMAGVQAGTLGFPSESLCVKYGEFLKHTAAAAAAAESSGGEQSQDDDSDGIGRSDMVLFPEERLMASMAKCDAGKKHKEQKVLRLNINARERRRMHDLNDALDELRSVIPYAHSPSVRKLSKIATLLLAKNYILMQAQALEEMRRLVTYLNHGPGVTAANTSGGPRLGLYDQQTGYPFSAGTPDPFHSNANLFNKHFNHKP from the exons ATGTTTGTCTGCCGCTGTCgtcgtacctggaagagagcccggtcGGCCCCTCTCAAGACCACCTTTAGGTATCGACGACAAGGGGATCGCCACCGGACCCCGGCTCCCCG AAttaaacccatgtctcacagccctttgtctcctgtttccatgCCCACCACTCTCACCCATCTCATCGATGGCCAACCGGCGTACACGGTTAGGCATCTACTGAAGGTTCGACCTCGGGGCAGGgggttccagtacctggttgactgggagggttatggcccggaaGAGACGTGTTGGGTCCCCGCTAGGGACATCCTGGACGCAGGCCTCATCGCGGATTTCCAATGCCGGCAACCCGCtcaaccag ATCAAAAAAGTGTCGCGCAGAATCCAGGGCAATCACAAGTGGTCGAGAGAGTGGGGGGTGGGACCACTGACTTAACAGGACTGCGCACACCAGAACTCTGTAGGAGAGAAGTTCTTCACAAAGGTCCAGCGTTTGGGCGCAAAAGGGTGGATTCTTTCAGATCGGGCTCTAGCATaggactgtctccctctcccagaGATCGACAATCATCCATGAGTTTTGATCAGGAGCACTCACAACCGGGGACAATGGCCGGAGTTCAGGCGGGAACACTTGGCTTCCCATCTGAATCGTTGTGCGTAAAGTACGGGGAATTTTTAAAACACACCGCTGCCGCCGCAGCAGCCGCTGAGAGCAGTGGCGGGGAGCAGAGTCAGGATGATGACAGTGATGGCATTGGCAGGAGTGACATGGTGCTTTTTCCTGAGGAAAGGCTCATGGCATCAATGGCCAAATGTGACGCAGGTAAGAAACACAAAGAGCAGAAAGTGCTGCGGCTGAACATTAACGCccgtgagaggaggaggatgcatGACCTGAACGACGCGCTCGATGAACTGAGGTCGGTGATCCCCTACGCGCACAGCCCGTCCGTACGGAAGTTATCCAAAATAGCCACTTTGCTGCTCGCCAAAAACTACATCCTCATGCAAGCGCAAGCACTTGAAGAGATGAGAAGACTTGTCACTTATCTTAACCATGGACCCGGCGTTACCGCGGCGAATACATCTGGTGGACCCCGATTAGGGCTCTATGACCAGCAGACAGGATACCCGTTCTCTGCTGGGACTCCAGACCCTTTCCATAGCAATGCAAATCTCTTTAATAAACACTTCAACCATAAACCTTGA
- the LOC129814138 gene encoding cytochrome P450 7B1 isoform X1: MLEFVLPLLFGFLALYLFSVRFSRTRRNGEPPLVNGWIPFLGKALEFRKNAHGFLAEHKEQHGDVFTVLIAGKYMTFIMNPLLYPYVIKHGKQLDFHEFSDQVAPVTFGYPPVRSGKFPGMDEHIQRSFRLLQGDNLDNLSESMMGNLMLVFHKDYLDGESEWRTESMYQFCNSVMFEATFLTMYGKPAHTNRHSGMVTLRQDFVKFDNMFPLLIARIPISLLGGTKTIRDKLINYFHPQRMSTWSNTSGFIKERAALFEQYDCMGDVDKAAHHFAILWASVGNTVPATFWAMYYLLTHPEALAVVREEIHCVLKVSGLEADHNRDITFTREQLDSLLYLESSINESLRLSSASMNIRVAQEDFSLRLEGERSIGVRKGDIISLYPQSMHMDPEIYENPEMYKFDRYVEDGKEKTDFYKDGQKLKYYRMPFGSGSTKCPGRYFAVNEIKQFLSLLLLHFDMEVVEGQEPCSLDSSRAGLGILLPATDVQIYYRPRQAREEEGDLCIKEE, translated from the exons GAGAAATGGGGAGCCTCCACTTGTAAATGGTTGGATTCCATTCCTTGGGAAGGCTTTGGAGTTTCGAAAGAATGCACATGGATTTCTTGCAGAACATAAGGAGCAacatggagatgtatttactgTGCTGATTGCTG GTAAATACATGACGTTTATAATGAACCCGTTGCTGTATCCGTATGTCATCAAACATGGCAAACAGCTGGACTTCCATGAGTTTTCTGACCAAGTGGCCCCCGTGACGTTCGGTTACCCCCCTGTCAGGAGCGGCAAGTTCCCCGGAATGGACGAGCACATCCAGAGGTCCTTCCGCCTTCTGCAGGGCGACAACCTCGATAACCTGTCAGAGAGCATGATGGGAAATCTCATgcttgtgttccataaagactacctggatggggagagcGAGTGGAGGACTGAAAGTATGTACCAGTTCTGCAATTCGGTCATGTTTGAGGCTACATTCCTGACCATGTATGGCAAGCCTgcccacaccaacagacacagcggAATGGTGACGCTCCGACAGGACTTTGTCAAGTTCGACAACATGTTCCCCCTCCTCATCGCCAGGATCCCCATCTCTTTGCTGGGAGGAACCAAGACCATCCGGGATAAACTCATCAACTACTTCCACCCTCAGAGGATGTCTACATGGTCCAACACGTCTGGGTTCATAAAGGAAAGAGCAGCACTGTTTGAACAGTATGACTGCATGGGAGACGTAGATAAAGCAG CTCATCATTTTGCCATTCTATGGGCATCGGTGGGAAACACAGTTCCAGCTACCTTCTGGGCCATGTATTACCTGTTGACACACCCAGAGGCCCTTGCAGTAGTGCGTGAGGAGATCCATTGTGTCCTGAAAGTCTCAGGACTAGAAGCAGACCACAACCGAGACATCACCTTCACCCGAGAACAGCTGGACAGCCTACTGTATCTTG AGAGCTCCATAAATGAGAGTCTGCGGCTGTCTTCAGCCTCCATGAACATCCGTGTGGCCCAGGAGGACTTCAGCTTGCGGCTGGAGGGAGAGCGCTCCATCGGAGTGAGGAAAGGAGATATCATCTCCCTGTATCCCCAGAGCATGCACATGGACCCCGAGATCTACGAGAATCCAGAG ATGTACAAGTTTGACCGATACGTTGAAGACGGAAAAGAAAAGACCGACTTCTATAAGGACGGCCAGAAGCTGAAGTACTACCGGATGCCATTTGGCTCGGGCTCCACTAAGTGCCCAGGAAGGTACTTTGCTGTGAATGAGATAAAGCAGTTCCTATCTCTGCTGCTGCTTCATTTTGATATGGAGGTTGTGGAGGGGCAGGAGCCGTGTTCCCTGGACTCTAGCCGTGCTGGCCTGGGTATCCTGCTCCCTGCCACAGACGTCCAGATCTACTACAGACCACGTCAGGccagagaggaagaaggggacCTCTGTATAAAGGAAGAATAA
- the LOC129814138 gene encoding 25-hydroxycholesterol 7-alpha-hydroxylase isoform X2 — MTFIMNPLLYPYVIKHGKQLDFHEFSDQVAPVTFGYPPVRSGKFPGMDEHIQRSFRLLQGDNLDNLSESMMGNLMLVFHKDYLDGESEWRTESMYQFCNSVMFEATFLTMYGKPAHTNRHSGMVTLRQDFVKFDNMFPLLIARIPISLLGGTKTIRDKLINYFHPQRMSTWSNTSGFIKERAALFEQYDCMGDVDKAAHHFAILWASVGNTVPATFWAMYYLLTHPEALAVVREEIHCVLKVSGLEADHNRDITFTREQLDSLLYLESSINESLRLSSASMNIRVAQEDFSLRLEGERSIGVRKGDIISLYPQSMHMDPEIYENPEMYKFDRYVEDGKEKTDFYKDGQKLKYYRMPFGSGSTKCPGRYFAVNEIKQFLSLLLLHFDMEVVEGQEPCSLDSSRAGLGILLPATDVQIYYRPRQAREEEGDLCIKEE; from the exons ATGACGTTTATAATGAACCCGTTGCTGTATCCGTATGTCATCAAACATGGCAAACAGCTGGACTTCCATGAGTTTTCTGACCAAGTGGCCCCCGTGACGTTCGGTTACCCCCCTGTCAGGAGCGGCAAGTTCCCCGGAATGGACGAGCACATCCAGAGGTCCTTCCGCCTTCTGCAGGGCGACAACCTCGATAACCTGTCAGAGAGCATGATGGGAAATCTCATgcttgtgttccataaagactacctggatggggagagcGAGTGGAGGACTGAAAGTATGTACCAGTTCTGCAATTCGGTCATGTTTGAGGCTACATTCCTGACCATGTATGGCAAGCCTgcccacaccaacagacacagcggAATGGTGACGCTCCGACAGGACTTTGTCAAGTTCGACAACATGTTCCCCCTCCTCATCGCCAGGATCCCCATCTCTTTGCTGGGAGGAACCAAGACCATCCGGGATAAACTCATCAACTACTTCCACCCTCAGAGGATGTCTACATGGTCCAACACGTCTGGGTTCATAAAGGAAAGAGCAGCACTGTTTGAACAGTATGACTGCATGGGAGACGTAGATAAAGCAG CTCATCATTTTGCCATTCTATGGGCATCGGTGGGAAACACAGTTCCAGCTACCTTCTGGGCCATGTATTACCTGTTGACACACCCAGAGGCCCTTGCAGTAGTGCGTGAGGAGATCCATTGTGTCCTGAAAGTCTCAGGACTAGAAGCAGACCACAACCGAGACATCACCTTCACCCGAGAACAGCTGGACAGCCTACTGTATCTTG AGAGCTCCATAAATGAGAGTCTGCGGCTGTCTTCAGCCTCCATGAACATCCGTGTGGCCCAGGAGGACTTCAGCTTGCGGCTGGAGGGAGAGCGCTCCATCGGAGTGAGGAAAGGAGATATCATCTCCCTGTATCCCCAGAGCATGCACATGGACCCCGAGATCTACGAGAATCCAGAG ATGTACAAGTTTGACCGATACGTTGAAGACGGAAAAGAAAAGACCGACTTCTATAAGGACGGCCAGAAGCTGAAGTACTACCGGATGCCATTTGGCTCGGGCTCCACTAAGTGCCCAGGAAGGTACTTTGCTGTGAATGAGATAAAGCAGTTCCTATCTCTGCTGCTGCTTCATTTTGATATGGAGGTTGTGGAGGGGCAGGAGCCGTGTTCCCTGGACTCTAGCCGTGCTGGCCTGGGTATCCTGCTCCCTGCCACAGACGTCCAGATCTACTACAGACCACGTCAGGccagagaggaagaaggggacCTCTGTATAAAGGAAGAATAA